The DNA window GGGCCAGTTTGGCCTCCGGGCGGAAGGTGAGCGCGCCGGCCGCCTCGGCCGTCTCGGCGGGACCCAGCGCGCCGCCGCGGCGGAGCTGGGCGAGGGCCGTCTCCGCGACCAGGCCGGGCGCGACGGGCAGCAGCCGCAGGTAGTCACGGGCGCGGGCGGCGGCCTCCTCCGGCGCCGGGTCGAGCAGCTCGTGCAGCCGGACGAAGAAGCGCAGGCTCACGCCGTCGCCGCCGCGCAGGAAGCGGCGCAGGCAGCCGTCGAGCAGTTCCTCCCGCGGCACCCGGCCGGCCGTCACCAGCCGCGCGATCAGGGACAGCCAGGGGGTCGGGGCGGGGGTGAGGCGTTCCTCGCGCAGCTCGCGGCCCGCGCCCTCCGCCTCGAAGACGCGCGGCAACAGCGGGCCGAGCAGCGGGTCGTCGTCGGCCGGGCGGGTGCGGAGCCAGGCGGTCACGAGCGGGTCGTGCTCGGGCGGGGTGGCCCCGGTGGCCCGCAGCGCGGCCAGCGCCAGCGGGGCGTCGCGGTCGCCGGGGGTGCGGATCTTCCTGGCGAGCCGGACGGCGACGTCGGCGTGCCAGCGGGCCGGGCGGGCGGCGAGCACCCGGGTCACCTCCTCGATCCTCGGCCACTGGTCGGCGAACTCGCGGCGGGTCAGCCAGGCGGCCGTGGCGGCGGGGCCGGACAGCAGCCCCGCTCCCGCGATCCGCAGCACCTCCCCGTAGCTGCCCGCGCCGCCGCCCTCGTGCTCGCCCTCGTCGGGATCGAAGTGCCACGGCGCGGCGGCGGCGCGCAGCTCGTCGCGGAGACCGGGCAGGTGCCGGGCGGCCTCGGCCCGCTCGGCGTCGGACAGGGCGATCACGAGGTCGGCCAGGCCGCGGGCGTCGCGGGCGAGCACGCGGTCGCGGACCCGCGCGCAGGAAGGGGGGCACGTCATGGTGGAGACCCTAGAGATGATCTCCGACAATCCGCGCCTGCGCCGTCAGCAGGCCGCGGGGCAGAACGTGACCTCGGGGTAGCGGGAGGACGGCTTGTCCAGGAGGGCCCGCCGCTCGGACTTCAGGTGCTCGTCCAGGAAGGCGGCCACGTAGGTCCGGGTGAGCTCGGCGGCGCGCGCCGCGGACAGAACCCCGGGGGCGGGCCTGATCCCGAGCGCCCCTGCCAGCAGCGGCCCGTCGGTGAAGGACTGGTGCTCCGCGCCCGACAGCACCAGCCAGCGTTTCCACCCGGTCAGCAGCTTCCAGTCGCGTTCCCACGAGGTGTCGCGACCGCCGGGGACGTGCTGGGGCGAGCCGATGAACAGGACCGGCCGGGAGAACCCGCCCTTGGGGATGCGGGCGTAGGTGGTGCCGTCCAGGTCGACGCCGGCGCGCACGCGGGGGTCCTTCACCATGGTCGCGACGGCGCTCGCCCCGCCGATCGACTGGCCCGCCATCGCGATCCTGGAGCGGTCGATCAGGGCGGCGCCCTCCCATCGCGCCGGCAGCTCGTCGAGCACGAAGGAGACGTCGGCCGCCCGTCCCGCGACCACCCCCGTGCCGAAGCCCGGGTCGGTGTCGCTGTCGCAGGCGAGGCATTCGGCGACCCGCCCGCCGGGGAGGGTCGTGGCGTGGTTCTCGTAGGTGTGGTCGATCCCGGCCACCACGTACCCCCGGCTGGCCAGGTCCTCGGCCAGGGAGGTCAGCGTGCTCACCGGCTTGGTGAAGCCCGGCGAGAGCACCACCAGCGGCAGGTTGCGGCCCGCGGGCGAGGCGTCCTTGACCGCGTTGGTGCGCGTCCTGCTGAGCATGTCGTCCGGCACGCCCGCGACCCCCAGGTGCCGCAGCATGAGCTCCGACTCCTTCGGCGTCATGTACGGCGCCCGCTGCCCGCCGCGCCGCGCGGCCGGGTACCACAGGGTGACCTTGAGCTCCCTGGCCTCGGCGTCGAGGTTCCAGGGGTCGGGGCGGGAGGTGTCCTTCAGGTACAGGGCGGTCGTGCCGACCGGATGGGGGCCGGTGGGGGCGGGCAGGGTGGCGGGGCCGGCCGGCGTGGCCGGCGCGGCCTCGGCCCGGGGCGGCGCCGGCGGGGAGCAGGCGGACGCGGCCAGGACGACCAGTCCCGCGGCGGCTGCCAGGATCCGTCTCATCGGGAGGTCCGTTTCACTCGTGCAGCAAGGTCAGCGCTTTGTCCAGGGCGGGGTCGCGGCCGGCGGCCGCGTCCCGCGGGGTCAGGGGCACGTGGTGGTCGGGCGGCACGCCGACCCGGTCGATCACCTCGCGGTCCGGCCCCAGGTGGTGCTTCGAGGGGAAGCTGAGGAGGGTGTTGTTCGCCAGCAGGTACGGCTGCGCCGGCCCCGAGATCACGCCGGCGGTCCTGGTGCCGACCAGCACCCCGAGGCGCAGGTCCTTGACCGCGGAGCTGAAGTGCTCGCACGCCGAGGCGCAGCCGCGGTCGGTGAGCGCCACCAGCGGCAGGCCGAGCAGCTCGACGGTGTCGTCGGTCCGCATGGCCGCGCAAACGGCGTCCACGGTGCACTGGTAGGCGGTGACCCTGCCGTGGCCGAACGCGCTCACCAGCCGCGTCGCCTCCGCCGGGCTGCCGCCGCCGTTGCCGCGCAGGTCCAGCACGACGCCGGACAGGGCCCGGCCGGCGCGCAGCCTGGCGATCGCCCTGAGCACCCGGTCCGCGGAGTCGGGCGCGAACCCGCGCAGCCGCACGTAGGCGATGTCGTCGTCCAGCAGCTTCGAGGTCACCACCCGCAGCGTGGCCGGATCCCGTTCGTGGAGTCCGGGCCTGAGCGTCACGCTCCAGCGGCGGCCGGTGCTCTGCCGCAGGAGCCGCAACCGGACCGGGCGCGCCTCCGGGTAGGCCGGGTAGAGGGCGGCGATCGCGGCGGTGGCCTTCCCGTCGATGAAGGGCGCCGATCCGTTGACCGACTCGATGACGTCGCCGGGCCGCAGCCCGGCCGCCCGCGCCGCGCCGCCCTGCACGGCGGTGACGAACAGCGGCGGGAGTGCGGCGCCGGGGTTGCCGTCCACCTGCGGGCCGTTGACGTTCGCCAGAAGGCCCAGGCCGTAGCCGTCGCCGTCGTAGAAGCCGGGCGGGCGGCCGACGCCGTGCGTCCAGCGGGCGTGGTTGTCGCCGAGCGCGGCCACGACGGCTTCGAGGGTGACGGAGGCCAGCTTGTCGCGCAGGTCGGGCACCTGGCCGGTGGTCCTGCGGTAGGCGGCCTCGAAGGCGGCCCAGTCGGCCCTGCGGTCGCCGGTCAGCGCCGGCATGCCCGCCTCGGGCACGTCGCGGCCGTTGCGGTTGAGCTCCTGGGTCAGCGCGGCGAATCCCGCGCTCAGCAGCGAGCGGGCGTCCAGCGTGGCGCCGCTGTAGTAGTTGCCGAGGACGCAGAAGTAGGCCTGCTCGATCACGTCGATCGTGGCCGCCGTCTCCGCGCCGGGAGCGCCCCGGGGCGCCGCGCAGACCGTGGCATCCGCCGTGCTCGCCTCCCCGCGCGGCGGCGCCGGGGCCGTGCAGGCCGCCGCCGCGAAGAGGGCGAGTACGGCGGCCGCGGTCCTCACGAGGGTCATGACAGGCGCCTGCGGATCCACCAGAAGCAGAGCCACGACAGGCCGAGGGTGAGCAGGGCGTAGATCCCGGTCTCCATCCACTGGAAGGGCCAGAACCGCTCCAGGGGCTGGTAGGTGGCCTGCTGCCGGTAGCCGAGCCGGTTGATTTCGGCGATGCAGCCGTCCCCTCCGCCCGCCGACGGCGCGCAGGGGCCCGACGTGGTGGAGATCTGGACGGCGCCTTCGCCGCCGGCGCCGACCGTGCGTCCGGCCGCGTCGACCAGGTCGGCGGACAGGACCCAGGCGCCCGCGTGACCGGGGACGGCCGACTTCAGGCGGATCTCCACGTATCCGCCCCGGTCCCGGTTGACGCCGATGCCGTCCACGTTCGTCTGGCCGAGCTCGAAGGCCGCGGTGACCGGGGGCATCAGGTGGGGCCGGACCAGCAGCGGCATGGCGAGCTGGAACGCGGCGAAGACGGCCAGCGTGAGGGCCATGGCGGGCAGCGTGCGGCGCACCAGCATGCCCACGGTCACGCCGAGGACGAAGGTGAAGGCCGCGTACCCCATCGGGGTGATGCCGCGCGCCCCGAACACCAGGGGAGCCATCAGGGCCAGGTTCTCGGAGGCTGACCTGTCCAGCGGGCCGGACCACCAGGTCACCATGAGGCCGCACAACCCGGCGACGGCCACGGCGGCCACGCCCATGAGCCCGAGCTTGACCGCCAGCCAGCGGCCCCGGGTGATGCCCTGGTTCCACACCATCAGGTGCGTGCCCGCCTCCAGCTCGCGGGCGACCAGCGGCGCTCCCCAGAACAGCCCAACGAGGGCGGGCAGGAGCAGCACGACGAGGGTCAGGGCCATGAAGGAGGTCTCGTGGCCGCCGAAGAAGCGGTCGTAGAAGCGGTCGCAGGAGTCGTCCTGGGTGCAGGCCGCGATCCCGGCGGCGTAGTCGGAGGCCAGGCCGGGGCCGGTCAGGGCCAGGACGACGGCGAGGACGACGAGCAGGGCGGCCGTCATGCCGGCCGAGCCGCGGAACTGGCGCCAGGTCAGCCAGATCATCGCCGCACCTCCAGGGCGACCCGCCGGTCCTCGGTGCGCTTGTCCATGTAGGCGAGGACGAGGTCCTCCAGGGCGAGCGGGGTGACCGTCCAGGCGGGGTCGTGGATCGGGCCGTCGGTGCGGACCACGTACGTGCTCTGCCGCGCGGTGTGGCGGGCGCTGACCACGTGCTGGTCGCCGGGGAGCCGATCGGGCTCGCGGCGCGGGCCGGTGAGCCGGTGGTGCGTGGCCAGCAGCCGCTCGACCTCCCCGGCGACCTGGACGCGGGAGTCGACGAGCACGATGAGGAAGTCGCACACCCGTTCCAGGTCGGAGACCAGGTGGGAGGAGAGCACGACGCTGAACTCGTGCTCGACCGTGGCCTCCATCAGTCCCTGCAGGAACTCGCGGCGGGCCAGCGGGTCGAGCGAGGCGACCGGTTCGTCGAGGATCAGCAGCTCGGGCCGCTTGGCGAGGCCCAGGGTGAGGGCGAGCTGGGCCCGCTGGCCGCCCGACAGCCTGCCCGCCCGGTGGGCGGGGTCGAGGCCGAGCCGCGCGATCCGGTCACGCGCCAGGGCGGCGTCCCAGCGGGGGTTGAGCCGTTCGCCTAATCGCAGGTGGTCGGCGACGCTCAGCCCGGCGTAGACGGGGGTGTCCTGGGCGACGAACCCGACCCTGGCGAGCTGCGCGGGGCCGGCCGCGGGACGGCCGCCCAGCACGGTGATGGCGCCCTCCGTCGGCTCCAGCTGGCCGCTGGCCAGCTTCAGCAGCGTCGTCTTGCCGGCGCCGTTGGGACCGACCAGCCCCACGACGTGGCCGGCGGGGATGCCGACGGTGCACTCGCGCAGCGCCCAGCGCCTGCCGTATCTCCTGCCCAGTCCCTGGGCGTGCAGGACGGCGTTCGCGCTATGTCCTCCTGAGCGGTGGTACGAAAGGTGGTCATGAAGAGGGCCTCGATGCTCTCGTCGTCGAGGCCGGCCCGGCGGGCCTTGTCCAGCCAGCGCCGCAGTTCGAGCCGCAGCGGGCCGTGCGCGGCCAGCGAGGCGTCGGTGAGCGTCGCCGTCACGAACGTCCCCACCCCCGGCCGGGCGGCGACCAGGCCCTCGTGCTCAAGCTCCCGGTAGGCCTTCAGGACGGTGTTGGCGTTGATCGCCAGCTGCGCCACGACCTCCTTGACGGTCGGCATC is part of the Nonomuraea coxensis DSM 45129 genome and encodes:
- a CDS encoding alpha/beta hydrolase family protein, which encodes MRRILAAAAGLVVLAASACSPPAPPRAEAAPATPAGPATLPAPTGPHPVGTTALYLKDTSRPDPWNLDAEARELKVTLWYPAARRGGQRAPYMTPKESELMLRHLGVAGVPDDMLSRTRTNAVKDASPAGRNLPLVVLSPGFTKPVSTLTSLAEDLASRGYVVAGIDHTYENHATTLPGGRVAECLACDSDTDPGFGTGVVAGRAADVSFVLDELPARWEGAALIDRSRIAMAGQSIGGASAVATMVKDPRVRAGVDLDGTTYARIPKGGFSRPVLFIGSPQHVPGGRDTSWERDWKLLTGWKRWLVLSGAEHQSFTDGPLLAGALGIRPAPGVLSAARAAELTRTYVAAFLDEHLKSERRALLDKPSSRYPEVTFCPAAC
- a CDS encoding S41 family peptidase, which encodes MTLVRTAAAVLALFAAAACTAPAPPRGEASTADATVCAAPRGAPGAETAATIDVIEQAYFCVLGNYYSGATLDARSLLSAGFAALTQELNRNGRDVPEAGMPALTGDRRADWAAFEAAYRRTTGQVPDLRDKLASVTLEAVVAALGDNHARWTHGVGRPPGFYDGDGYGLGLLANVNGPQVDGNPGAALPPLFVTAVQGGAARAAGLRPGDVIESVNGSAPFIDGKATAAIAALYPAYPEARPVRLRLLRQSTGRRWSVTLRPGLHERDPATLRVVTSKLLDDDIAYVRLRGFAPDSADRVLRAIARLRAGRALSGVVLDLRGNGGGSPAEATRLVSAFGHGRVTAYQCTVDAVCAAMRTDDTVELLGLPLVALTDRGCASACEHFSSAVKDLRLGVLVGTRTAGVISGPAQPYLLANNTLLSFPSKHHLGPDREVIDRVGVPPDHHVPLTPRDAAAGRDPALDKALTLLHE
- a CDS encoding ABC transporter permease subunit; protein product: MIWLTWRQFRGSAGMTAALLVVLAVVLALTGPGLASDYAAGIAACTQDDSCDRFYDRFFGGHETSFMALTLVVLLLPALVGLFWGAPLVARELEAGTHLMVWNQGITRGRWLAVKLGLMGVAAVAVAGLCGLMVTWWSGPLDRSASENLALMAPLVFGARGITPMGYAAFTFVLGVTVGMLVRRTLPAMALTLAVFAAFQLAMPLLVRPHLMPPVTAAFELGQTNVDGIGVNRDRGGYVEIRLKSAVPGHAGAWVLSADLVDAAGRTVGAGGEGAVQISTTSGPCAPSAGGGDGCIAEINRLGYRQQATYQPLERFWPFQWMETGIYALLTLGLSWLCFWWIRRRLS
- a CDS encoding ABC transporter ATP-binding protein; translation: MRECTVGIPAGHVVGLVGPNGAGKTTLLKLASGQLEPTEGAITVLGGRPAAGPAQLARVGFVAQDTPVYAGLSVADHLRLGERLNPRWDAALARDRIARLGLDPAHRAGRLSGGQRAQLALTLGLAKRPELLILDEPVASLDPLARREFLQGLMEATVEHEFSVVLSSHLVSDLERVCDFLIVLVDSRVQVAGEVERLLATHHRLTGPRREPDRLPGDQHVVSARHTARQSTYVVRTDGPIHDPAWTVTPLALEDLVLAYMDKRTEDRRVALEVRR
- a CDS encoding GntR family transcriptional regulator; amino-acid sequence: MIEFHLDSRSGVSPYLQLVQQVRHALRLGVLREGDQMPTVKEVVAQLAINANTVLKAYRELEHEGLVAARPGVGTFVTATLTDASLAAHGPLRLELRRWLDKARRAGLDDESIEALFMTTFRTTAQEDIARTPSCTPRDWAGDTAGAGRCASAPSASPPATSWGWSVPTAPARRRC